One part of the Thermoanaerobacterium sp. CMT5567-10 genome encodes these proteins:
- a CDS encoding sugar ABC transporter permease, translated as MVNSKGFKENDVSTNKKFTFNLKLYTMIIALVGIWIIFAIATKGDFLTSRNMSNLFRQMVSTAVLAIGMVFVIIAGQIDLSVGSLLGLTGGIAAIANVWFHFNGILSIIIALAIGLILGAWNGWWVAYKNVPSFIVTLAGMLVFRGILIGITNGYTIAPLSSDFQFIGQAYLTPVSGYLLGIIVLLVGVYTVYSQRKSKIKYGLEVSPSYLDIAKIILMAVLIGLFVFTLNSYNGIPFSVLILAILAAIFTYIASKTVFGRRVYALGGNIEAAKLSGINVKKITLILFAINGLLAAVSGVVLTSTLNAGSTSAGQNAELDAIAACVIGGASLSGGVGSVIGAIIGALVMSSINNGMSLLNSAPFWQYVVKGLILLLAVYVDAASKNKE; from the coding sequence ATGGTGAATTCGAAAGGTTTTAAAGAAAATGATGTATCGACAAATAAAAAATTTACATTTAATTTAAAATTATATACGATGATAATAGCATTAGTAGGTATTTGGATTATTTTTGCAATTGCTACAAAAGGTGACTTTTTAACTTCTAGAAATATGTCAAATCTTTTTAGACAAATGGTTTCTACGGCGGTTTTAGCCATAGGGATGGTTTTTGTAATAATAGCTGGTCAGATTGATCTTTCAGTTGGATCACTTTTAGGTTTGACTGGTGGTATAGCTGCAATTGCTAATGTCTGGTTTCATTTTAATGGCATCCTTTCAATAATTATTGCATTAGCAATTGGCCTGATTTTGGGAGCGTGGAATGGCTGGTGGGTAGCTTATAAAAATGTTCCATCGTTTATTGTAACGTTAGCAGGTATGCTGGTATTTAGAGGAATATTGATTGGTATAACTAATGGTTATACTATAGCGCCATTAAGCAGTGATTTTCAGTTTATAGGTCAAGCTTATTTAACTCCAGTAAGTGGCTATTTGCTTGGTATAATTGTATTACTAGTAGGCGTCTATACTGTATATTCACAAAGGAAATCAAAAATTAAGTATGGGTTAGAAGTTTCGCCTTCTTATTTAGATATTGCTAAAATAATACTTATGGCTGTATTGATTGGGCTATTTGTATTTACGCTAAATTCCTACAATGGAATTCCTTTTTCAGTATTAATTTTGGCGATTTTGGCTGCTATATTTACTTATATTGCTTCAAAGACAGTTTTTGGCAGAAGAGTTTACGCATTAGGTGGTAATATCGAGGCTGCAAAATTATCAGGTATCAATGTTAAGAAGATAACACTTATTTTATTTGCAATTAATGGACTGCTTGCAGCAGTATCAGGTGTTGTCCTTACATCAACATTAAATGCCGGTTCAACATCTGCAGGTCAAAATGCTGAGTTAGATGCTATTGCTGCTTGTGTTATTGGCGGTGCAAGTCTTAGCGGTGGCGTTGGTTCAGTTATTGGCGCTATAATTGGTGCACTTGTAATGTCAAGTATAAACAACGGTATGAGTTTACTTAATTCCGCACCATTTTGGCAATATGTTGTTAAGGGATTAATATTACTATTAGCTGTTTATGTAGATGCAGCTTCAAAAAATAAGGAATAA
- a CDS encoding ROK family transcriptional regulator: MITGDQLLIKQINKSIVLNTIRKKGIISRADLANITGLNKSTISSLVDELIKDGFVEEEGPGESKGGRKPIMLMINSLAGCIIGIDLDVNYILVILTDILANILWQKRINLKIGENKEDIICKIIDLIDEAISNSPKTVKGILGIGIGVPGITDYKRGIVLKAPNLKWENVELKKIIEEKFNLKVYIDNEANTGAIGEKWFGAGKNARNFVYISAGIGIGTGIIINNELYRGSGGLAGEMGHMTIDINDHLCSCGNRGCWENYASEKSLFNFIKEKLESGEKDEYLNVDNIDRLDINDIVGFAEMGSSLAKISIEEISRNLSIGIVNIVNTFNPDLVIIGNTLSGIGDYLLKTIREYIDSKCLVSRYNDVAVEISKLGMLDRAIGAVTLVISELFSYPGL; encoded by the coding sequence ATGATAACAGGCGATCAGTTATTAATTAAACAAATTAATAAATCCATCGTTCTTAATACAATTCGCAAAAAAGGCATAATATCAAGAGCTGATTTGGCGAATATAACAGGTTTAAATAAATCTACAATATCATCTCTAGTAGATGAACTTATAAAAGATGGCTTTGTAGAAGAAGAGGGGCCCGGTGAGTCAAAAGGCGGTAGAAAACCTATAATGCTTATGATAAACAGCCTTGCAGGTTGTATCATTGGTATTGATTTAGACGTAAACTATATACTTGTTATTCTGACAGACATACTTGCAAATATATTGTGGCAAAAGCGCATAAATCTAAAGATTGGAGAAAATAAGGAAGACATCATATGTAAGATAATTGACCTCATAGATGAGGCTATATCGAATTCTCCAAAGACTGTAAAAGGCATTTTGGGAATAGGTATTGGTGTACCTGGCATTACAGACTACAAGAGAGGAATTGTGCTAAAAGCTCCAAATCTAAAATGGGAAAATGTAGAGCTTAAAAAGATTATCGAGGAAAAGTTTAATCTGAAAGTATATATAGATAACGAAGCTAATACAGGTGCAATCGGTGAGAAGTGGTTTGGAGCAGGTAAAAATGCTAGAAATTTCGTCTATATAAGCGCAGGTATAGGCATTGGCACAGGAATCATAATCAATAATGAGCTTTACAGAGGTTCAGGCGGACTAGCAGGTGAGATGGGACACATGACGATTGATATAAACGACCATCTATGCAGTTGCGGCAATAGGGGATGCTGGGAAAATTACGCGTCAGAAAAATCATTGTTTAACTTCATAAAAGAAAAGTTAGAATCTGGCGAAAAAGATGAGTATTTAAATGTTGACAATATAGACAGATTAGATATTAACGACATTGTGGGCTTTGCAGAGATGGGCAGCAGCTTGGCAAAAATCTCAATTGAAGAAATATCAAGGAATTTAAGCATAGGCATAGTAAATATTGTAAATACATTTAATCCGGACTTGGTCATAATAGGCAATACGCTGTCTGGAATTGGCGACTATCTATTAAAGACGATAAGAGAGTATATAGATAGCAAATGCCTTGTATCGAGATACAACGACGTTGCAGTTGAAATATCAAAATTGGGAATGCTTGACCGGGCTATAGGTGCTGTAACATTAGTAATATCAGAACTTTTTTCATATCCCGGTCTATAA
- a CDS encoding MBL fold metallo-hydrolase RNA specificity domain-containing protein — MKIAFLGAAKEVTGSCYLVETESTKFLVDCGMFQGSEIEDEFNYQEFAFDVDEIDFMLLTHAHIDHSGRIPLLYKRGYRKKIYATKGTVDLCEYMLQDSGHIQQIENEWKNRKRKRAGKPLRMPLYTADDGKAAMQLFCGVNYDEIIEPSSDVKVKFNDAGHMLGSSILEIWVKEGDKETKIVFSGDLGNKNIPILRDPTIIDEADYLVCESTYGDRLHEDVGDKAKKLMEIIKKTISRGGNVVIPSFAVGRTQELLYEIHKLDEELYKDEIEYISKVPVYVDSPLATSVTSVFRKHLDYFDDEAKKYVENGDYPLDFPNLHFTHSAEESKALNDLKEPVIIISASGMCEAGRIKHHLKHNLWRADSTIVFVGYQAKGTLGRRILEGEKTVNIFGEEITVNAVIENIESFSGHADQKGLMDWISSFKKKPKKVFIVHGEDSAQKVLSEKIKHELNIETVIPSKYDTYDFESDEVNVAEIALPSDDEILRQIEELRAENDKILSRLKDIISQNRGKVKEVNEDLATLSDVLTRLKRRFS; from the coding sequence ATGAAGATTGCATTTTTAGGTGCTGCAAAGGAAGTAACGGGTTCTTGCTATCTTGTAGAAACTGAAAGTACAAAATTTCTGGTTGATTGTGGTATGTTTCAAGGAAGCGAGATAGAAGATGAATTCAACTATCAGGAATTTGCATTTGATGTAGATGAAATCGACTTTATGCTTTTGACACACGCACATATAGATCATAGTGGAAGGATTCCGCTTCTATATAAACGAGGTTATAGAAAGAAGATTTATGCGACTAAAGGTACTGTAGATCTTTGCGAATACATGCTGCAGGACAGCGGGCATATACAGCAAATAGAGAATGAATGGAAAAACCGCAAAAGGAAAAGAGCAGGAAAACCGCTGAGGATGCCTTTATATACGGCTGATGATGGTAAAGCAGCTATGCAGCTTTTCTGCGGTGTAAACTATGATGAGATAATAGAGCCATCATCGGATGTAAAAGTAAAATTTAATGATGCAGGACACATGCTGGGTTCATCTATACTTGAAATTTGGGTAAAAGAGGGAGATAAAGAGACAAAGATAGTATTCTCCGGTGATTTAGGTAATAAAAATATACCGATTTTGAGAGATCCCACCATTATAGATGAAGCTGATTATCTTGTATGTGAATCCACATACGGTGATAGGCTACATGAAGACGTAGGAGATAAAGCCAAAAAGCTTATGGAGATAATAAAAAAGACCATATCAAGAGGAGGTAATGTAGTCATTCCATCATTTGCTGTTGGAAGGACACAGGAACTTTTATATGAAATACATAAGCTTGATGAAGAACTTTATAAGGACGAGATAGAGTACATAAGCAAGGTACCTGTTTATGTTGACAGTCCTCTTGCTACATCGGTCACCAGTGTTTTTAGAAAACATCTTGATTATTTTGACGACGAAGCTAAGAAATACGTAGAAAATGGAGATTATCCATTAGATTTTCCCAATTTGCACTTTACTCATTCCGCAGAAGAATCGAAGGCATTGAATGACCTTAAAGAACCTGTCATCATCATTTCAGCCAGCGGCATGTGTGAAGCTGGGCGCATAAAACATCACTTAAAGCATAATCTTTGGAGGGCTGACAGCACCATAGTCTTTGTAGGCTATCAGGCAAAAGGAACACTTGGCAGGAGAATATTAGAAGGCGAAAAGACAGTAAATATTTTTGGCGAAGAGATAACGGTAAATGCTGTGATTGAAAATATAGAGAGCTTTTCAGGCCATGCCGATCAAAAGGGACTTATGGATTGGATATCGTCATTTAAGAAAAAGCCTAAAAAAGTATTTATTGTTCACGGTGAAGACAGCGCTCAAAAGGTGCTTTCGGAGAAGATAAAGCATGAGCTTAATATTGAAACGGTTATTCCATCAAAGTACGATACGTATGACTTTGAGTCTGATGAAGTAAATGTAGCAGAAATCGCATTGCCGTCAGATGATGAGATATTAAGACAGATAGAAGAATTGAGGGCGGAAAACGATAAGATTCTGTCAAGGCTTAAAGATATCATAAGTCAAAATAGAGGAAAGGTTAAAGAAGTCAATGAGGATCTGGCAACATTGTCTGATGTTTTGACAAGGCTAAAAAGAAGGTTTAGCTAA
- a CDS encoding LacI family DNA-binding transcriptional regulator encodes MSNDNFKITIDYVAKKAGVSKTTISRFLNGRYEYMSDATRENIKKVIEELNYRPNNLARSLKLNRSNFIGVLVSDIGNHFSSILVKGIEKVLKENGYNLIIASTDNDATKEREYILSLLDNNIDGLIINTAGGNDEFLMDLSKKGLPIVLADRSIKDTVFDTVVVNNYEVTSELILHLIKNGYNRIGFFTERIGDISTRTERKQAFIDVCREYHIKESNLIFEVDDDLSKIEEKIKSMLGNGRGCKTALFAVNGVVLLNVLQVVNKLNLKIPDDIAVCGYDDWGWASLIPPGITTISQPSYEVGEESAKRLIARINGGDEIKPQKLVLRAELVVRGSTRSH; translated from the coding sequence ATGAGTAATGATAATTTTAAAATTACGATTGATTATGTGGCAAAAAAAGCAGGCGTCTCAAAGACGACTATTTCACGCTTCTTAAATGGCCGTTATGAGTACATGTCAGATGCCACAAGGGAAAACATCAAAAAAGTCATAGAAGAGCTTAACTATAGACCCAATAATTTAGCCAGAAGTTTAAAGCTTAATAGGTCAAATTTCATAGGCGTCCTTGTGTCTGACATAGGCAATCATTTTTCGTCTATACTTGTGAAGGGTATAGAGAAAGTCTTAAAAGAAAATGGATATAATCTGATAATAGCCAGCACAGACAATGATGCCACAAAGGAGCGAGAGTACATCTTATCCCTTTTAGACAACAATATAGACGGGCTTATAATAAACACTGCTGGAGGTAATGACGAGTTTTTAATGGATCTTTCAAAAAAGGGTTTACCAATAGTCCTTGCTGATAGAAGTATTAAAGATACAGTTTTTGATACTGTTGTTGTAAATAATTATGAAGTAACGTCAGAGCTTATATTGCACTTAATCAAAAACGGCTACAATAGAATAGGCTTTTTTACTGAAAGGATAGGCGATATAAGTACTCGCACTGAGAGAAAACAAGCTTTTATTGACGTTTGCAGGGAATATCACATAAAAGAAAGCAATTTGATATTTGAAGTAGACGATGATTTAAGCAAAATTGAAGAGAAAATAAAATCAATGTTGGGAAATGGCAGAGGTTGTAAAACTGCTTTATTTGCAGTAAATGGAGTTGTGCTTTTAAATGTGCTACAAGTTGTAAATAAACTGAATTTAAAGATACCTGATGATATTGCTGTGTGCGGATATGATGATTGGGGTTGGGCATCACTTATACCTCCGGGTATTACTACTATATCGCAGCCGTCATACGAAGTTGGGGAAGAATCCGCTAAAAGGTTAATAGCAAGGATAAATGGTGGTGATGAGATTAAACCGCAGAAGCTAGTCCTTAGGGCAGAGCTAGTAGTAAGGGGATCTACCAGATCTCATTAA
- a CDS encoding bifunctional 4-hydroxy-2-oxoglutarate aldolase/2-dehydro-3-deoxy-phosphogluconate aldolase, with amino-acid sequence MSFKEIKEKTKKGIFSVIRCKDYELGMKMAEKVIECGINIIEITYTVEGAGKLIKELKKKYPDKIVGAGTVLELSQAEEAVGNGADFVVTPCIVEEVASYCKKNDVFFSMAAATTTEMFKAYKMGSEVIKLFPGEFVDSKIIKSFKGPFPFLEFMPTGGVNDENINEWFENGAYAVGVGGYLTKGINFDNLDLLEERAKRLVNAVK; translated from the coding sequence ATGAGTTTTAAAGAGATAAAAGAAAAGACAAAGAAAGGGATATTTTCAGTTATAAGGTGTAAAGACTATGAATTGGGAATGAAGATGGCAGAAAAGGTAATAGAATGCGGTATAAACATAATAGAAATAACATATACCGTTGAAGGTGCCGGGAAATTAATAAAGGAGCTTAAGAAGAAATACCCGGATAAAATCGTAGGTGCTGGAACAGTATTGGAATTGAGCCAGGCAGAAGAAGCGGTTGGAAATGGAGCAGATTTTGTTGTTACTCCTTGTATTGTTGAAGAAGTAGCATCATACTGCAAGAAAAATGACGTATTTTTCTCGATGGCAGCAGCAACGACTACGGAGATGTTTAAAGCTTACAAGATGGGCTCAGAAGTTATAAAGCTTTTTCCAGGTGAATTTGTAGATTCAAAGATTATAAAGTCTTTTAAAGGACCTTTCCCATTCCTTGAATTCATGCCCACAGGCGGCGTAAATGACGAGAATATAAATGAATGGTTTGAAAATGGTGCATATGCAGTTGGCGTAGGAGGTTATCTGACAAAGGGAATAAATTTTGACAATCTGGACCTTTTAGAGGAAAGAGCTAAGAGGCTTGTAAATGCTGTAAAGTAA
- a CDS encoding sugar kinase codes for MAEVLLVGEPMALFIADEEGTLDKVSKFTKALAGAEANVAIGLSRLGHTVKYITKLGNDPFGRYIYEKLLEENIDVSSIKFIDEYPTGFMLKSKTSKGDPDIFYFRKGSAASHVTPNDIDCDVSQLKHIHITGITAALSNDTLDTLYRMIQIGKENGIRISFDPNIRKSLWQSEDEMVSTLNDIASKCDIVMPGIKEGLILTGSENPDDIADYYLGRGVETVIIKIGDKGAYVKTKDESFTVSGYKVEKIVDTVGAGDGFATGVISGLLEGLTLSDAVKRGNAIGAIIIMSPGDNDGLPDRETLDKFMGEIE; via the coding sequence TTGGCAGAAGTTTTATTGGTTGGAGAACCCATGGCATTATTTATAGCAGATGAAGAAGGTACACTTGATAAGGTTAGCAAGTTTACAAAGGCATTGGCAGGAGCAGAAGCAAATGTGGCTATAGGCTTAAGTAGGCTTGGGCATACTGTAAAGTACATTACGAAGCTTGGCAATGACCCTTTTGGAAGATACATTTATGAAAAATTGTTAGAAGAAAATATCGATGTTTCATCTATAAAGTTTATCGATGAATATCCAACAGGGTTCATGCTTAAATCAAAGACATCAAAGGGAGATCCGGATATATTTTACTTTAGAAAGGGTTCAGCGGCATCACACGTGACACCGAATGACATTGATTGTGATGTAAGTCAGCTTAAGCATATACACATTACAGGCATAACAGCGGCCCTTTCAAATGACACATTGGATACGTTATATAGAATGATTCAGATTGGAAAAGAAAACGGCATAAGGATATCATTTGACCCCAATATACGAAAGAGCCTTTGGCAAAGCGAAGATGAGATGGTGTCTACATTAAACGACATCGCATCTAAATGCGACATAGTCATGCCAGGCATAAAAGAAGGCCTGATTTTGACAGGATCGGAAAATCCAGACGATATAGCTGATTATTATTTAGGTAGAGGCGTAGAAACTGTCATAATCAAGATCGGAGATAAAGGAGCATATGTTAAGACAAAAGATGAGAGCTTTACTGTAAGCGGATATAAAGTTGAAAAAATAGTTGACACGGTAGGGGCTGGAGATGGATTTGCAACAGGTGTAATAAGTGGGTTGTTAGAAGGGCTTACACTTAGTGATGCAGTAAAAAGAGGCAATGCAATAGGAGCAATAATAATTATGTCACCAGGTGACAACGATGGATTGCCGGATAGAGAGACACTTGATAAGTTTATGGGTGAGATTGAATGA
- a CDS encoding BglG family transcription antiterminator → MKEVIIIILNERCTKILTKLVNTSLPIKINELASSFKVSSRTIRYDLDEIDEFLKYNNLPQLIRKPNVGVKFSESLEDKDKVLELLDNVSIYHYALSQKERVNIILSNLIGQKDYTTINSLADNLMVSRSTIINDLDKVRKWLSDHGLELKSAPKYGIKVLGDEKKLRKAAIELLTETIDIEKALDIVKIPMYTRINVGMDNEIKKLFENIDLSYIEDCIKTAENELETVFSDAAFTGLVIHIAIAIKRIELGRDIVMPTDELKSLEMTKEFSVASNIAKMLEKHFKVNIPIDEIGYITVHLLGSSVTNKKNNKEENWLELELITEKIIKNVENETKLDLSKDRQLFEGLIEHIRPAIYRLKHGLDLKNPILDEIKRNYSKLFEIVKRGLRPLEDYAGNRLNDEEVGYFVMHFGAAIERQKASSSGKMDVLVVCGTGIGTAKMLSSRLQSVFDVNIKGTAAYHQVKEFLKEKHVDLIVSTVPINIEGMKTVIVNPLLTENDIEKLKVFMRNKRPCEMRLDDIIEIIERHCNIVNRQELIDELKEFLNLEDVNVERGVAEPLLKDLLTERTIKLNVEVKDWEEAVKVGGELLEKNGAIEHRYIDAMINSVKEIGPYIVIAPGIAMPHARPEAGAKKIGMSLITLKNPVNFGNKENDPVKIVVCLCAVDHSAHLKALSELVELIGDDKMIEKIIKAKKIEEVLTVL, encoded by the coding sequence ATGAAAGAGGTGATAATTATCATACTCAATGAAAGATGCACAAAAATATTGACAAAGCTTGTAAATACAAGCCTTCCCATAAAAATTAATGAACTGGCCAGTTCATTTAAAGTTAGCTCAAGGACTATAAGATACGACCTTGATGAAATTGATGAATTCTTAAAGTACAATAATTTGCCACAATTAATAAGAAAGCCTAATGTAGGTGTGAAATTTTCTGAATCATTAGAAGACAAAGATAAGGTATTAGAACTTTTAGATAACGTAAGCATTTATCATTATGCACTATCACAGAAGGAAAGAGTAAACATTATATTAAGCAACCTAATTGGTCAGAAGGATTACACAACAATTAATTCGCTTGCAGATAACCTTATGGTATCTAGAAGCACTATTATAAATGACCTTGATAAAGTAAGAAAATGGCTTTCTGATCATGGACTTGAGCTAAAATCAGCACCAAAGTATGGAATCAAAGTCTTAGGGGACGAAAAGAAACTTAGAAAAGCTGCGATAGAGCTTCTTACAGAGACTATTGATATTGAGAAGGCACTTGATATAGTAAAAATACCTATGTACACAAGAATCAATGTTGGCATGGATAATGAGATTAAAAAACTTTTTGAGAATATAGATTTATCATACATCGAAGATTGTATAAAGACTGCAGAGAACGAACTTGAAACAGTATTTTCTGATGCAGCCTTTACAGGGCTTGTAATACACATTGCAATTGCAATAAAAAGAATAGAGCTTGGAAGAGACATAGTAATGCCAACTGATGAGCTTAAATCATTGGAGATGACAAAAGAATTCAGCGTTGCTTCAAATATAGCTAAGATGCTTGAAAAACATTTTAAGGTTAATATACCGATTGATGAAATTGGCTATATAACAGTACATCTGTTGGGGAGCAGTGTTACGAACAAAAAGAATAACAAAGAGGAAAATTGGCTTGAATTAGAGCTAATAACTGAAAAAATAATAAAAAATGTAGAAAATGAAACCAAATTAGATCTGTCAAAAGATAGGCAGCTTTTCGAAGGACTTATAGAGCATATTAGGCCAGCGATATACAGGCTTAAACATGGACTTGATTTAAAAAATCCTATACTTGATGAAATAAAGAGAAATTACAGTAAACTTTTTGAAATCGTAAAAAGAGGTTTAAGACCATTAGAAGATTATGCCGGAAATAGGCTTAATGATGAAGAAGTTGGATATTTTGTGATGCATTTCGGTGCAGCAATTGAGAGACAAAAAGCATCAAGCAGTGGGAAGATGGATGTGCTGGTTGTATGCGGAACAGGTATAGGTACAGCGAAGATGTTGTCTTCAAGGCTTCAATCAGTCTTCGATGTAAATATAAAAGGAACTGCAGCATACCATCAGGTAAAAGAATTTTTAAAAGAAAAGCATGTAGATTTGATCGTATCAACTGTTCCCATAAATATAGAAGGTATGAAAACGGTCATCGTAAATCCTTTGCTAACAGAAAATGATATTGAAAAGCTAAAGGTATTTATGCGGAATAAAAGACCGTGTGAAATGAGGCTTGATGACATAATTGAGATTATCGAAAGACATTGCAATATAGTAAATAGGCAAGAATTAATCGATGAATTGAAAGAATTTTTGAATTTAGAAGATGTCAATGTAGAGAGAGGAGTGGCAGAACCATTGTTAAAAGACCTTTTGACAGAAAGAACTATTAAGCTAAATGTTGAAGTGAAGGATTGGGAAGAGGCTGTTAAAGTAGGAGGTGAGCTTTTAGAAAAAAATGGTGCAATTGAGCATAGATATATAGATGCTATGATAAACTCTGTAAAAGAGATAGGGCCATATATTGTTATTGCCCCAGGAATAGCAATGCCTCACGCAAGACCAGAAGCGGGAGCTAAAAAAATAGGAATGAGTTTGATTACTCTTAAAAATCCAGTAAATTTCGGAAATAAAGAAAACGATCCAGTTAAAATAGTCGTATGTTTGTGTGCTGTTGACCATTCAGCACATTTAAAAGCGTTGTCGGAATTGGTAGAATTAATTGGCGACGACAAAATGATTGAAAAAATAATTAAAGCTAAAAAAATTGAAGAAGTACTAACTGTGTTATAA
- a CDS encoding 6-phosphofructokinase, with protein MEPIKKVAVITSGGDAPGINSALFGMISKNTDIEICGFNGGYDGILNSEPIYFKDINLRQANVSGNYILQTSRSTAPRTEEGRAKIIKRLKSLGINTLIVCGGDGSFKAAELLTEQGMPCLGIPLTIDNDIYGTECTIGYNTAIKRVTDVLYSLHQTAHNMPGRIFMVEVFGGNSGHIALASVLAGGADIAIIPEMTRRPEDIVNRINEILKSKNDYVIIVCSESVYDTRDYIPGDQGISLQIGKKIEELTGMRVRHSVLGYFQRGGDPDPADSLLALQMGSFAIESIKNGKSGYMVGWDRGRCVLVPLFKVVSNRKELDNNLLKIALEKGMIIGKKIK; from the coding sequence ATGGAACCTATTAAAAAAGTTGCTGTCATAACTAGTGGAGGAGATGCGCCAGGTATTAATTCTGCATTATTTGGGATGATCAGTAAAAATACCGACATTGAGATATGTGGATTTAATGGCGGATATGATGGCATATTAAATTCAGAACCAATTTATTTTAAAGATATTAATTTAAGACAAGCTAATGTAAGTGGCAATTATATTTTACAAACTTCAAGAAGTACTGCACCAAGAACTGAAGAAGGCAGGGCAAAGATAATTAAACGTCTTAAATCTCTTGGTATAAATACACTTATTGTATGTGGTGGAGATGGTTCTTTCAAAGCAGCCGAATTATTGACTGAGCAAGGAATGCCATGCTTAGGAATTCCATTGACTATTGATAATGATATATATGGAACAGAATGCACAATTGGCTATAATACAGCAATTAAAAGAGTCACAGATGTATTGTATAGTTTGCATCAGACAGCTCATAATATGCCCGGAAGAATTTTTATGGTAGAGGTTTTTGGTGGAAATTCAGGACACATTGCATTAGCCAGTGTACTAGCGGGTGGGGCAGACATTGCTATAATTCCCGAAATGACTAGACGGCCTGAAGATATTGTAAATAGGATCAATGAAATACTAAAAAGTAAAAATGATTATGTAATAATAGTTTGCTCAGAGTCTGTATATGATACCAGAGATTATATTCCTGGTGATCAAGGAATATCCTTGCAAATAGGCAAAAAAATAGAGGAACTTACAGGCATGAGGGTAAGACATTCAGTGTTAGGATATTTTCAACGAGGAGGAGATCCGGATCCAGCTGATTCATTGTTAGCATTACAAATGGGTAGTTTTGCAATAGAAAGTATCAAGAATGGAAAGTCAGGATATATGGTTGGATGGGATCGTGGCAGGTGTGTTTTGGTTCCGCTATTTAAAGTAGTATCAAATAGAAAAGAACTTGATAATAATTTGTTAAAAATAGCTTTAGAAAAAGGAATGATAATTGGAAAGAAAATTAAGTAG
- a CDS encoding PTS sugar transporter subunit IIB: MLKILMVCGAGLGSSFACQMSVESVLKELNVSAILDHADISSVGGSNADIIISAKNFEPQVKRYNTDATVIFLNGLVDKREIKEKLIPVLKEKGEL; this comes from the coding sequence ATGTTAAAGATACTAATGGTTTGTGGAGCAGGATTAGGAAGTAGCTTTGCTTGCCAAATGAGTGTCGAATCTGTATTAAAGGAGCTTAATGTTTCTGCAATATTAGATCATGCTGATATTTCTTCAGTTGGCGGTTCAAATGCAGATATCATTATTTCTGCAAAAAACTTTGAACCACAGGTAAAAAGATACAACACTGATGCTACCGTTATATTTTTAAACGGGCTAGTTGATAAAAGGGAAATAAAAGAGAAGCTGATTCCTGTTTTAAAAGAAAAAGGCGAATTATAA